Proteins co-encoded in one Spirosoma endbachense genomic window:
- a CDS encoding zinc-binding alcohol dehydrogenase family protein: MKTLVCTTPGQLDYQQGVKPKPAPGRAIIDIRRIGICGTDLHAYEGTQPFFAYPRILGHELAGELIEADDAPGFRPGERVTIIPYFHCGRCIACRSGKPNCCTQMQVSGVHIDGGMAEYLSVPSYSLVRGQGLTFDELALVEPLAIGAHGVWRAGIEPGEFVLVIGAGPIGLGIMEFAQIAGGRVIAMDINESRLAFCRDRLHINYTVNASSETIMEQLQLITDGDMPTVVIDATGSRHAINNSFRFMAHGARYVLVGLQKGDISFSHPEFHKREATLMSSRNATRADFEHVITCMQKGLVNPTTYITHRVDFGQAKDSFETWLNPTTGVIKAMVELG; the protein is encoded by the coding sequence ATGAAAACGTTAGTTTGTACCACTCCCGGACAACTGGACTACCAACAGGGTGTAAAACCCAAACCGGCTCCCGGAAGAGCCATCATTGATATCCGGCGAATCGGGATTTGCGGAACGGATCTACACGCTTACGAGGGTACACAGCCGTTTTTTGCGTATCCACGAATTTTGGGACATGAGCTGGCGGGCGAACTTATTGAGGCCGACGATGCTCCGGGTTTCCGGCCGGGCGAGCGGGTTACAATCATTCCTTATTTTCACTGTGGCCGGTGCATCGCCTGTCGATCTGGCAAACCGAATTGCTGCACGCAGATGCAGGTCAGTGGTGTTCATATCGACGGTGGCATGGCCGAATACCTGTCAGTTCCCTCCTATTCACTGGTGCGTGGTCAGGGCCTGACGTTCGATGAGCTGGCTTTGGTGGAGCCGCTGGCCATTGGTGCTCACGGCGTTTGGCGAGCGGGTATTGAACCCGGCGAATTCGTGCTGGTGATCGGCGCAGGCCCCATCGGACTGGGCATTATGGAATTTGCCCAAATTGCTGGTGGCCGGGTTATTGCCATGGATATTAACGAATCCAGACTCGCTTTTTGCCGCGATAGGCTTCACATTAACTATACCGTCAATGCCAGTTCGGAAACAATTATGGAACAACTTCAGCTCATTACTGATGGTGATATGCCGACTGTAGTCATTGACGCGACCGGGAGCCGACATGCGATCAATAATTCCTTTCGGTTCATGGCACATGGAGCACGTTATGTGCTGGTCGGCCTCCAGAAGGGCGATATCTCCTTTAGCCATCCGGAGTTTCACAAGCGTGAAGCAACGCTCATGAGCAGTCGGAATGCAACCCGTGCCGACTTCGAACACGTCATTACCTGTATGCAAAAAGGACTGGTTAATCCCACAACCTACATTACGCATCGGGTTGATTTTGGTCAGGCTAAAGACAGTTTCGAAACCTGGCTCAATCCAACTACCGGCGTTATCAAAGCAATGGTAGAACTTGGCTGA
- a CDS encoding glycoside hydrolase family 43 protein — MSKTLLIFAIICLFTGMKPVPPNPEPEKKTAYLFSYFKGNGEDGLHFASSSDGLTWKTLRNDQSFLKPAVGQDKLMRDPCITQGPDGTFHMVWTVSWKEKSIGYASSKDLIHWSDQQNLPVMAHEPNAKNCWAPEIFYDDASRQFFIFWATSIPGRYPETDNDRQPGSTESNRNHRIYYVASKDLKTFSKARLFYNHGFSVIDATLLKDGKRYLLFLKDETDKPFTPQKNLHLAFSDKAEGPYSAPSASITGNFWAEGPTVLKINGNWMVYFDRYRDHRYGAIQSKDLEHWEDISDKIHFPVGVRHGTAFPVSEEILAGLQ; from the coding sequence ATGTCAAAAACGCTACTCATATTCGCTATTATCTGCCTGTTTACGGGCATGAAACCAGTTCCGCCCAATCCAGAGCCAGAAAAGAAAACTGCTTATTTATTTTCCTATTTCAAGGGTAATGGCGAAGATGGGCTGCATTTCGCGAGCAGTTCCGACGGATTAACCTGGAAGACTCTTAGAAACGATCAGTCGTTTCTAAAACCCGCCGTTGGACAGGATAAACTAATGCGCGACCCGTGTATTACCCAGGGGCCTGATGGTACATTCCATATGGTGTGGACGGTGAGCTGGAAGGAGAAAAGCATAGGTTATGCTTCATCCAAAGACTTGATTCACTGGTCGGACCAACAGAACCTTCCTGTGATGGCGCATGAGCCGAACGCAAAAAACTGCTGGGCTCCTGAAATCTTCTATGATGATGCCAGTCGTCAGTTTTTCATTTTCTGGGCAACCAGCATTCCTGGCCGGTATCCAGAAACAGACAATGATCGCCAGCCGGGTTCTACAGAATCGAACCGGAATCATCGCATTTATTACGTGGCCAGTAAAGACCTGAAGACATTTAGCAAAGCCCGGCTATTCTATAATCATGGGTTCAGCGTTATTGACGCTACGCTCCTGAAAGATGGCAAACGCTATCTACTGTTTCTGAAGGATGAAACCGACAAGCCGTTTACGCCCCAAAAGAACCTGCATTTAGCCTTTAGCGATAAAGCAGAAGGACCCTATAGTGCGCCATCGGCATCGATTACCGGCAATTTCTGGGCTGAAGGACCCACTGTTCTGAAAATCAACGGCAACTGGATGGTTTATTTCGATCGCTATCGGGACCATCGATACGGTGCCATCCAATCGAAAGATCTGGAACATTGGGAAGACATTTCCGATAAAATTCATTTTCCGGTGGGTGTTCGGCATGGTACCGCCTTTCCGGTCTCGGAAGAAATACTTGCCGGATTGCAGTAA